A single window of Paracoccus albus DNA harbors:
- a CDS encoding class I adenylate-forming enzyme family protein, giving the protein MTLTRVHDLLDIQRCTRPDAPALRDDGGSTYSYAELADAVEVLATELQARDLRPGDRLLILAENCAALVGLLMATSRLDAVAVPVNARMTEHELHRIAEHADPRLTVYLNHVSPQAGTHAEIAGAAGWDTPLGKLSIAGPHPSATPEPVAEGAAQTAVILYTTGSTGTPKGVMLSHANLLFGGQTSARMREIASDDLILGVLPMTHVFGLTSMMIASTVAGAELWLFPRFSAPAVVEALQSGVSVLPAVPQMHALIMDEVSKSGRGRLPPGRLRYVSSGAAPLDPDWKRRAEAFYGVALQNGYGLTETTAGVTLTTNPHGVPDVSVGPALPGVDLRLRNVGADGVGEIQTRGPHVMPGYFRNPEATAAAFDAEGFLCTGDLGRIDSDGNLHIAGRSRELIIRGGFNVYPPEVEAALNDHPRVVQTAVIGRKVEGGNEEVLAFCQADDPAVVSEADLREHVAERLSPYKRPSRIIVTTALPTSPNGKILKQKLIETFRDALDTKEEG; this is encoded by the coding sequence ATGACCCTGACCCGCGTTCACGACCTGCTCGACATCCAGCGCTGCACCCGCCCGGACGCGCCCGCGCTGCGCGATGACGGCGGCAGCACCTATAGCTATGCCGAACTGGCCGACGCCGTGGAGGTGCTGGCCACGGAACTGCAGGCGCGCGACCTGCGCCCCGGCGACCGGCTGCTGATCCTGGCCGAAAACTGTGCGGCGCTGGTCGGGCTGCTGATGGCAACGTCGCGCCTTGATGCTGTGGCCGTACCGGTCAACGCCCGCATGACCGAACACGAGCTGCACCGCATCGCGGAACATGCCGACCCGCGCCTGACCGTCTATCTGAACCATGTCTCGCCGCAGGCCGGCACCCATGCCGAGATCGCGGGCGCGGCCGGGTGGGACACGCCGCTTGGCAAGCTGTCGATCGCCGGCCCGCACCCATCCGCCACGCCCGAGCCGGTAGCCGAAGGCGCCGCGCAGACAGCGGTGATCCTTTACACCACCGGCTCGACCGGGACGCCCAAGGGCGTCATGCTCAGCCACGCCAACCTGCTGTTTGGCGGCCAGACCTCGGCCCGGATGCGAGAGATCGCCTCGGACGACCTGATCCTGGGCGTGCTGCCGATGACGCATGTCTTCGGCCTGACCTCGATGATGATCGCCAGCACCGTCGCCGGTGCCGAGCTGTGGCTGTTCCCGCGCTTCTCGGCCCCGGCCGTGGTCGAGGCCCTGCAATCCGGCGTCAGCGTCCTTCCTGCGGTCCCGCAGATGCACGCGCTGATCATGGACGAGGTCAGCAAAAGCGGCAGGGGCCGCCTGCCGCCGGGGCGGCTGCGCTATGTCTCTTCGGGCGCGGCGCCGCTGGACCCCGACTGGAAGCGGCGGGCCGAAGCGTTCTACGGCGTGGCGCTGCAGAACGGCTATGGCCTGACCGAAACGACCGCAGGCGTCACCCTGACCACCAACCCGCACGGCGTGCCCGATGTCAGCGTTGGCCCGGCCCTGCCCGGCGTGGATCTGCGCCTGCGCAATGTCGGCGCCGATGGCGTGGGCGAGATCCAGACCCGCGGCCCGCATGTCATGCCCGGCTATTTCCGCAACCCCGAGGCCACCGCCGCGGCCTTCGATGCCGAGGGCTTTCTGTGCACCGGCGATCTGGGCCGCATCGACAGCGACGGCAATTTGCACATCGCCGGCCGCTCGCGCGAGCTGATCATCCGGGGCGGCTTCAACGTCTATCCCCCCGAGGTCGAGGCCGCGCTGAACGACCACCCCCGCGTGGTCCAGACCGCCGTGATCGGCCGCAAGGTCGAGGGCGGCAACGAGGAGGTCTTGGCCTTCTGCCAGGCCGACGATCCCGCCGTGGTCAGCGAAGCCGACCTGCGCGAGCACGTGGCCGAGCGTCTCTCGCCCTACAAGCGGCCCTCGCGCATCATCGTGACAACGGCGTTGCCGACCTCGCCCAACGGCAAGATCCTCAAGCAGAAGCTGATCGAGACGTTCCGCGATGCGCTCGACACCAAGGAGGAAGGATGA
- a CDS encoding acyl-CoA dehydrogenase family protein, whose product MDFGFTDEQTMLGESLARTLERGGDAAALSELGAGLALMTEEAGGFGGTGPDILMVFRTLGRAAAVTPLLDSVVLGAGILSAAGEADLAEAAASGEARIAVALDEPGQRYDGNVSTLAEGERLTGEKSLVPGAEDATHLIVKATDGLWLVEAGAEGLGLRGYALMDGGRATEVTLKGTPARRIGDAALLDRPLAAAILAVCADALGAMEKAVELTTDYLKTRKQFGRPIGSFQALQHRMADLLTEVEQARSAVWNLAGNIDTADRDRHVAATKSLLGRVALYVAEETIQLHGGIGMTEEYELAPLARRLLAADARFGDSDHHLERFIAASAA is encoded by the coding sequence ATGGATTTCGGGTTCACCGACGAACAGACCATGCTGGGCGAAAGCCTCGCCCGCACGCTGGAGCGGGGCGGGGACGCCGCCGCCCTGTCCGAACTGGGCGCGGGCCTTGCCCTGATGACCGAAGAGGCGGGCGGCTTTGGCGGCACCGGGCCGGACATCCTGATGGTGTTCCGCACCCTTGGCCGCGCCGCCGCCGTCACACCGCTGCTCGACAGCGTGGTGCTGGGCGCGGGCATCCTGTCCGCCGCGGGCGAGGCCGATCTGGCCGAGGCCGCCGCCAGCGGCGAGGCCCGCATCGCGGTGGCGCTTGACGAACCCGGCCAGCGCTATGACGGCAACGTGTCGACCCTCGCCGAGGGCGAGCGGCTGACCGGCGAGAAATCGCTGGTGCCGGGGGCCGAGGATGCGACCCATCTGATCGTCAAGGCGACCGACGGGCTGTGGCTGGTCGAGGCCGGGGCCGAGGGGCTGGGCCTGCGCGGCTATGCCCTGATGGATGGCGGCCGCGCGACCGAGGTCACGCTGAAGGGCACCCCCGCCCGCCGCATCGGCGACGCCGCGCTGCTGGACCGGCCGCTGGCGGCGGCGATCCTTGCGGTCTGCGCCGACGCGCTGGGGGCGATGGAAAAGGCGGTCGAGTTGACCACCGACTACCTCAAGACCCGCAAGCAGTTCGGCCGGCCGATCGGCTCGTTCCAGGCGCTCCAGCACCGCATGGCCGACCTGCTGACCGAGGTCGAGCAGGCGCGTTCGGCGGTGTGGAACCTGGCCGGGAACATCGACACCGCCGACCGCGACCGTCATGTGGCGGCGACGAAATCGCTGCTGGGCCGGGTCGCGCTGTATGTGGCCGAGGAAACCATCCAGCTACATGGCGGCATCGGCATGACCGAGGAATACGAGCTGGCCCCCCTCGCCCGCCGCCTGCTGGCCGCCGATGCGCGGTTCGGCGACAGCGACCATCACCTCGAACGCTTCATCGCGGCCAGCGCGGCATGA
- a CDS encoding oxepin-CoA hydrolase, alternative type, protein MTAPQADALIEDCGDYLRVTLSNPGRRNALAPAMYARLREALAQAAAQDRLGAVVLTGAEGYFCAGGDLNALATRAAMPRDERRARIEDLHATIRAIRACPRPVIAAVEGGAAGAGLSIALACDLLVAAEDASFAAAYVRVGLVPDGGLTASLARRVPAGFAARMCLTGDPVPAASFAAMGVVTDLVAPGQALAHAAALAARMAQGPATAQGAIKKLLTAAREGDFDSQLDREAEAMADALAAPEAAAGLTARLNRTTPDFGRGSSGADKKEPRP, encoded by the coding sequence ATGACCGCCCCGCAGGCCGACGCCCTGATCGAGGATTGCGGCGATTACCTGCGGGTGACGCTGTCGAACCCCGGCCGCCGCAATGCGCTGGCCCCCGCCATGTATGCCCGCCTGCGCGAGGCGCTGGCGCAGGCCGCGGCGCAGGATCGACTGGGCGCCGTGGTGCTGACCGGGGCCGAGGGTTATTTCTGCGCCGGCGGCGACCTGAACGCGCTGGCCACCCGCGCGGCCATGCCCCGGGATGAACGCCGCGCCCGGATCGAGGATCTGCACGCCACCATCCGCGCCATCCGCGCCTGCCCGCGCCCGGTCATCGCCGCCGTCGAAGGCGGGGCGGCCGGGGCGGGGCTGTCGATTGCGCTGGCCTGCGACCTGCTGGTCGCGGCCGAGGATGCCAGCTTTGCCGCCGCCTATGTCCGCGTCGGGCTGGTGCCCGATGGCGGGCTGACCGCCTCGCTGGCGCGCAGGGTGCCGGCGGGCTTTGCCGCCCGCATGTGCCTGACCGGCGATCCCGTCCCCGCCGCGAGCTTTGCGGCCATGGGCGTGGTGACCGACCTCGTCGCGCCGGGGCAGGCGTTGGCCCATGCCGCCGCCTTGGCCGCGCGCATGGCGCAGGGCCCGGCCACCGCCCAGGGCGCGATCAAAAAGCTTCTCACCGCCGCCCGCGAGGGAGATTTTGACTCTCAACTGGACCGCGAGGCCGAGGCCATGGCCGATGCGCTGGCCGCCCCCGAGGCCGCCGCCGGCCTGACCGCCCGCCTGAACCGCACGACGCCCGATTTCGGCCGCGGCAGCTCTGGCGCCGACAAGAAGGAACCCCGCCCATGA
- a CDS encoding CopG family ribbon-helix-helix protein: MPQRAETEPMTVRTARVSEIDALAAAMDRSRNYVVNQAIDQFLEANAWQMERIAAGVAAAREGNVSSADDVFGAIATKHGWQA, from the coding sequence ATGCCGCAGCGCGCCGAAACAGAACCCATGACCGTCCGCACAGCCAGGGTCTCGGAGATCGATGCCTTGGCCGCCGCGATGGATCGTTCTCGCAACTATGTGGTCAATCAGGCGATCGATCAGTTTCTCGAAGCCAACGCTTGGCAAATGGAACGGATCGCGGCCGGGGTGGCCGCAGCGCGCGAGGGTAACGTCAGTTCTGCCGACGACGTCTTTGGCGCCATTGCCACCAAGCATGGCTGGCAGGCTTGA
- a CDS encoding acyl-CoA dehydrogenase: MKMDRIGSFRWEDPFLLEDELTEEERMIRDTARSYAQGHLAPRVREAFRTEQTDRAIFTEMGELGLLGVTIPEEFGGTGAGYVSYGLVAREVERVDSGYRSMMSVQASLVMHPINAYGSEEQRRKYLPKLCSGEWVGCFGLTEPDAGSDPGGMKTTAKKTPGGYRLNGSKMWITNSPIADVFVVWAKSDAHGGKIRGFVLEKGMKGLSAPKIEGKLSLRASVTGEIVMDEVEVGEDALLPNAEGLGGPFGCLNRARYGIAWGAMGAAEACWHAARQYGLDRKQFGKPLAQTQLHQLKLANMMTEITLGLNAALRVGRLFEAGKMQPEMISLIKRNNCGKALEIARVARDMHGGNGISDEYPVMRHMVNLETVNTYEGTHDVHALILGRAQTGLQAFF; encoded by the coding sequence ATGAAGATGGACCGCATCGGCAGCTTCCGCTGGGAAGACCCCTTCCTGCTGGAAGACGAACTGACCGAGGAAGAGCGCATGATCCGCGACACCGCGCGGAGCTATGCCCAAGGCCACCTCGCTCCCCGCGTGCGCGAGGCCTTCCGGACCGAGCAGACCGACCGTGCCATCTTCACCGAGATGGGGGAACTGGGCCTGCTGGGCGTCACCATCCCCGAGGAGTTCGGGGGCACCGGTGCGGGCTATGTGAGCTACGGCCTTGTCGCGCGCGAGGTCGAACGGGTGGATTCGGGCTACCGATCCATGATGTCGGTGCAGGCGTCCCTGGTCATGCACCCGATCAACGCCTATGGGTCCGAGGAGCAGCGGCGCAAGTACCTGCCGAAGCTCTGTTCGGGCGAATGGGTGGGCTGCTTCGGCCTGACCGAGCCGGATGCGGGCTCGGACCCCGGCGGCATGAAGACCACCGCGAAAAAGACCCCCGGCGGCTACCGGCTGAACGGGTCCAAGATGTGGATCACCAACAGCCCCATCGCGGATGTCTTCGTCGTCTGGGCCAAGTCCGACGCGCATGGCGGCAAGATCCGTGGCTTCGTGCTGGAAAAAGGCATGAAGGGCCTCTCGGCGCCGAAGATCGAGGGCAAGCTGTCCTTGCGGGCGAGCGTCACCGGCGAGATCGTCATGGACGAGGTCGAGGTGGGCGAGGACGCGCTTTTGCCGAACGCCGAGGGCCTGGGCGGTCCCTTCGGCTGCCTCAACCGGGCGCGCTACGGCATCGCCTGGGGCGCGATGGGCGCGGCCGAGGCCTGCTGGCACGCCGCACGCCAGTATGGGCTGGACCGCAAGCAGTTCGGCAAACCGCTCGCGCAGACGCAGCTCCACCAGCTGAAGCTCGCCAACATGATGACCGAGATCACGCTGGGGCTGAACGCCGCCCTGCGCGTGGGGCGGCTGTTCGAGGCCGGGAAGATGCAGCCCGAGATGATCTCCCTGATCAAGCGCAACAACTGCGGCAAGGCGCTGGAGATCGCCCGCGTGGCCCGCGACATGCACGGCGGCAACGGCATCTCGGACGAATACCCGGTGATGCGCCATATGGTGAACTTGGAAACCGTCAATACCTACGAAGGCACCCACGACGTCCACGCCCTGATCCTCGGCCGTGCCCAGACCGGCCTGCAGGCGTTCTTCTGA
- a CDS encoding SOS response-associated peptidase yields MFAGSGATKRREKLCNLYSNTTAQEAMRKLFSGLADRAGNLQPGQVYPDQLGAIVRHNEDGLELVKARWGMPSPKFALKTERDPGVTNVRNLSSPHWRRWLGKECRCLVPVTAFAEPLGKGKGNQWFAPADAGAQMFFAGIETRGWKSVRKVRDGETTDDLYAFLTCGPNAEVKAVHPKAMPVILMEPDAWSAWLNGTDAKELQRPLPDGALKLIDDAQ; encoded by the coding sequence TTGTTCGCTGGATCTGGCGCGACGAAAAGGCGTGAGAAATTGTGCAATTTATACTCCAACACCACCGCCCAGGAGGCCATGCGCAAACTGTTCAGCGGGCTGGCTGATCGGGCCGGCAATCTTCAGCCCGGCCAGGTCTATCCCGACCAGCTGGGCGCGATAGTTCGGCATAACGAGGATGGCCTGGAATTGGTCAAAGCTCGCTGGGGAATGCCCTCACCTAAATTTGCCCTAAAGACCGAGCGAGATCCAGGCGTGACAAATGTGCGCAACCTGTCCAGCCCACATTGGCGGCGGTGGTTGGGCAAAGAGTGCCGTTGTCTGGTGCCGGTGACGGCCTTCGCAGAGCCGCTCGGCAAGGGAAAAGGCAATCAGTGGTTTGCGCCCGCAGATGCTGGCGCGCAGATGTTTTTCGCGGGCATCGAGACGCGGGGCTGGAAATCGGTTCGCAAGGTGAGGGATGGCGAAACGACCGACGACCTCTATGCCTTCCTGACCTGCGGGCCGAACGCCGAAGTGAAGGCGGTGCATCCAAAGGCTATGCCCGTGATTTTGATGGAGCCTGATGCATGGTCGGCCTGGCTCAATGGCACTGACGCGAAAGAATTGCAGCGTCCGCTGCCCGATGGCGCGTTGAAACTCATCGATGACGCCCAGTAA
- a CDS encoding electron transfer flavoprotein-ubiquinone oxidoreductase, which yields MSTIERESMEFDVVIVGAGPAGLSAAIRLKQIDPDLNVVVLEKGSEVGAHILSGAVLDPVGLNALIPDWKDKGAPVKTAVTSDSFVVLGPAGSARIPNWPMPRLMSNHGNYIVSMGNVCRWLAEQAEGLGVEIFPGMAASELVMDGDRVAGVVAGEMGKNPDGTPGPSYEPGMELRGKYVMIAEGVRGSLAKQLIETYDLSAGHEPQKFGIGMKEIWEIDPAKHKPGTVVHTMGWPLGKNAGGGSFIYHAENNQVFIGFVVHLNYENPYLYPYAEFQRFKHHPAIAELLEGGKRVAYGARAISEGGWQSLPKMTVPGALLLGCSAGMVNVPRIKGNHNAMLSGIAAANAAAAAISAGREGDELVEYEQDVRTGLIAHDLKRVRNVKPAWSRTGMVGSLMLGGMDMWVASLFNRNILRTWKHGKTDAAATRPAKNYRPIDYPKPDGKLSFDRLTNVAFSFTNHEESQPCHLKLKDPTVPIRVNLPEYAEPAQRYCPAGVYEVVEDKSVPEGARFVINFQNCVHCKTCDIKDPSQNIVWTTPQGGDGPNYPNM from the coding sequence ATGAGCACGATCGAACGCGAATCGATGGAATTCGACGTGGTGATCGTCGGGGCGGGGCCTGCGGGCCTGTCGGCGGCGATCCGCCTGAAGCAGATCGACCCGGACCTGAACGTGGTGGTGCTGGAAAAGGGCTCCGAGGTCGGGGCCCATATCCTGTCGGGCGCGGTGCTGGACCCGGTGGGCCTGAATGCCCTGATCCCCGACTGGAAGGACAAGGGCGCGCCGGTGAAGACGGCCGTCACCTCGGACAGCTTCGTGGTGCTGGGGCCGGCGGGCTCGGCGCGCATCCCGAACTGGCCGATGCCGCGGCTGATGTCGAACCACGGCAACTACATCGTCAGCATGGGCAACGTCTGTCGCTGGCTGGCCGAGCAGGCCGAAGGACTGGGCGTGGAAATCTTCCCCGGCATGGCGGCCTCCGAGCTGGTGATGGACGGCGACCGCGTGGCCGGCGTCGTCGCGGGCGAGATGGGCAAGAACCCCGACGGCACCCCTGGCCCGTCCTATGAGCCGGGCATGGAACTGCGCGGCAAATACGTCATGATCGCCGAGGGCGTACGCGGGTCTTTAGCCAAGCAGCTGATCGAGACATACGACCTGTCCGCCGGACACGAGCCGCAGAAGTTCGGCATCGGCATGAAGGAGATCTGGGAGATCGACCCGGCCAAGCACAAGCCGGGCACGGTCGTCCACACCATGGGCTGGCCGCTGGGCAAGAACGCGGGCGGCGGGTCCTTCATCTACCACGCCGAGAACAACCAGGTCTTCATCGGCTTCGTGGTCCACCTGAACTACGAGAACCCGTATCTCTACCCCTACGCCGAGTTCCAGCGCTTCAAGCACCACCCGGCCATCGCGGAGCTGCTGGAAGGCGGCAAGCGCGTGGCCTATGGCGCCCGCGCGATTTCCGAAGGCGGCTGGCAGTCGCTGCCGAAGATGACGGTGCCGGGCGCGCTGCTGCTGGGCTGCTCGGCGGGAATGGTCAACGTTCCCCGCATCAAGGGCAACCACAACGCCATGCTGTCGGGGATCGCGGCGGCGAACGCGGCCGCGGCGGCCATCTCCGCGGGACGCGAGGGCGACGAGCTGGTCGAGTACGAACAGGATGTCCGCACGGGCCTCATCGCCCATGACCTCAAGCGCGTCCGCAACGTCAAGCCCGCCTGGTCGCGCACCGGCATGGTGGGCAGCCTGATGCTGGGCGGCATGGACATGTGGGTCGCCAGCCTCTTCAACCGCAACATCCTGCGCACCTGGAAGCACGGCAAGACCGACGCCGCCGCGACCCGGCCCGCGAAGAACTATCGCCCGATCGACTACCCGAAGCCCGACGGCAAGCTGTCGTTCGACCGGCTGACCAACGTGGCCTTTTCCTTCACCAACCACGAGGAAAGCCAACCCTGCCACCTGAAGCTGAAGGACCCCACGGTCCCGATCCGGGTGAACCTGCCGGAATACGCCGAGCCGGCGCAGCGCTATTGCCCGGCCGGCGTCTACGAGGTGGTCGAGGACAAGTCGGTGCCCGAAGGTGCGCGCTTCGTGATCAACTTCCAGAACTGCGTCCACTGCAAGACCTGCGACATCAAGGACCCGTCGCAGAACATCGTCTGGACCACGCCGCAGGGCGGCGACGGGCCGAACTATCCCAACATGTAA
- a CDS encoding IS110 family transposase, which translates to MEKVTHGRIIGIDVSRDWLDIHCLPDGQRHRIPNTDNGHVAVSDLAHDQRAVVCFEATGGQEWRLWSYLQDAGVEARQVPPAQVKAFARSLGTRAKTDRIDAELIARFLVFRPEAGRTLPAEHLRLLRALTTRRVQVVEMRKRLLAQIRAHQKSGTAELFEDIDVELKERLDVAITELESRISELLGRYRHLADTARILRSVPGIGPVASSTLIAELPELGALTGEEAAALTGLAPVAQDSGTLRGKRAIAGGRRALRHVMFQAALVASHHNPTLKAFADRLRKAGKPHKVIVTAVARKLVIIANALCKSRREWEHRHP; encoded by the coding sequence ATGGAGAAGGTAACACACGGTCGGATCATCGGGATAGATGTGAGCCGAGACTGGCTCGATATTCACTGCCTTCCGGACGGTCAGCGTCATCGCATCCCCAATACCGATAATGGCCATGTCGCGGTGTCCGATCTCGCTCACGACCAGAGAGCCGTCGTCTGTTTCGAAGCGACGGGTGGGCAGGAATGGCGGCTCTGGTCCTATCTTCAGGATGCAGGCGTCGAGGCCCGCCAAGTGCCGCCGGCCCAGGTCAAGGCCTTCGCGCGCAGCCTTGGAACCCGAGCAAAGACCGACAGGATCGATGCCGAACTCATAGCGCGCTTCTTGGTCTTCAGACCCGAGGCAGGACGAACACTTCCCGCCGAACATCTACGTCTTCTCAGGGCCTTGACCACCAGACGGGTACAGGTGGTCGAGATGCGAAAGCGGCTTCTGGCGCAGATCCGGGCGCATCAGAAATCGGGAACGGCAGAGCTGTTCGAGGATATCGATGTGGAGTTGAAGGAGAGGTTGGATGTTGCGATCACCGAGTTGGAAAGCAGAATTTCAGAGCTTTTGGGGCGCTACAGGCATCTCGCGGACACCGCGCGGATCCTTCGTTCCGTTCCCGGCATCGGACCAGTCGCCAGCTCAACGCTGATCGCCGAACTTCCCGAACTCGGCGCTCTCACCGGCGAAGAAGCTGCGGCCCTGACCGGTTTGGCACCAGTGGCGCAGGACAGCGGAACGTTGCGTGGCAAGCGCGCAATCGCCGGTGGTAGACGCGCCCTACGACATGTCATGTTCCAGGCAGCGCTGGTTGCCTCGCATCATAACCCGACACTCAAAGCGTTCGCTGATCGGCTCCGTAAAGCCGGGAAACCACACAAGGTCATCGTCACGGCCGTCGCGCGCAAGCTCGTCATCATCGCCAATGCTCTGTGCAAAAGCCGACGGGAATGGGAGCACAGACACCCCTGA
- a CDS encoding type II toxin-antitoxin system RelE/ParE family toxin, which produces MKTLLIAEPAGRDLEAIVDYIARENPAAAENVYRQIARTAAKLPEFPALGRPGRFSGTREMNVAGSPYLIVYEVNVEAVTILAVFHTSRNLAAALRDRMEGS; this is translated from the coding sequence TTGAAGACACTTCTCATTGCCGAGCCGGCCGGGCGAGACCTTGAAGCCATCGTGGATTATATCGCGCGGGAAAACCCGGCTGCGGCCGAGAATGTGTACAGGCAGATTGCCCGAACAGCCGCGAAGCTTCCGGAGTTTCCCGCACTCGGCCGTCCGGGGCGCTTTTCCGGGACGCGGGAAATGAATGTGGCAGGGTCACCCTATCTCATTGTCTACGAGGTCAACGTCGAGGCAGTCACAATTCTGGCCGTCTTTCACACCTCCCGCAATCTCGCAGCGGCCCTTCGCGATCGTATGGAAGGCAGCTAA
- a CDS encoding PaaI family thioesterase, whose protein sequence is MSDGGIIQGETGAQRMVGYVLDVGQPDRRARCRLVLDERHTNRHGVLHGGIAGMLLDSAAGATASLTVDDSGRQPFLTVSLNIDFVGPARHGGVTATGRVVGGGRSLLFVSAELVHDDGTLIATASGIFKRVPAAAQSRPKDSP, encoded by the coding sequence ATGAGCGACGGCGGCATCATTCAGGGCGAGACCGGCGCGCAGCGTATGGTCGGCTATGTGCTCGACGTGGGCCAGCCGGACCGCCGCGCCCGCTGCCGGCTGGTCCTGGACGAGCGCCACACCAACCGCCACGGCGTGCTGCATGGCGGAATCGCGGGGATGCTGCTGGACAGCGCGGCGGGCGCCACCGCCAGCCTGACCGTCGATGACAGCGGCCGCCAGCCCTTCCTGACCGTCTCGCTGAACATCGACTTCGTCGGCCCGGCGCGGCATGGCGGCGTCACCGCGACCGGCCGCGTGGTCGGGGGCGGGCGCAGCCTACTGTTCGTCTCGGCCGAGCTGGTCCATGACGACGGCACCCTGATCGCCACCGCCAGCGGGATCTTCAAGCGCGTCCCCGCCGCCGCCCAAAGCCGCCCGAAGGACAGCCCATGA
- a CDS encoding acyl-CoA dehydrogenase family protein: MDMSFSPDDQAFRAEVRQFLQDRLPKRLSEKVRLQQELTKAEIEEWHAVLNEKGWLAGNWPREFGGAGWTAIQRHIFDEESALASAPRVLPFGIAMLGPVLQKFGSKEQQDRFLPRILNGQDWWCQGYSEPGAGSDLASVKTTAVRDGDDYIVNGQKTWTTLGQHANWIFCLVRTDPTAKAQEGISFLLIDMTSPGITVRPIVLLDGTPEVNEVFFDDVRVPAENLVGEENKGWTYAKYLLTHERTNIAGVGFATAGLAALKRIARAQQAHGKPLIENPLFAARLAEIEIDLMAMATTNLRMLAQAAAGQVPGAESSMLKLKGTQIRQAINDLTRRAVGPWALAFPSEAVEGANDHLPPGPPEAAAATRAYLNNRKLSIYGGSNEIQRGIIAKSLLGL, from the coding sequence ATGGACATGAGCTTTTCGCCCGACGACCAGGCCTTTCGCGCCGAGGTCCGCCAGTTCCTTCAGGACCGCTTGCCCAAGCGGCTGTCGGAAAAGGTCCGGCTGCAGCAGGAACTGACCAAGGCCGAGATCGAGGAATGGCACGCGGTCCTGAACGAAAAGGGCTGGCTGGCCGGGAACTGGCCGCGCGAATTCGGCGGCGCCGGCTGGACCGCGATCCAGCGCCACATCTTTGACGAGGAAAGCGCGCTGGCCAGCGCCCCCCGCGTCCTGCCCTTCGGCATCGCCATGCTGGGGCCGGTGCTGCAGAAATTCGGCAGCAAGGAACAGCAGGACCGCTTTCTGCCGCGCATCCTGAACGGGCAGGACTGGTGGTGTCAGGGCTATTCCGAACCCGGCGCGGGATCGGACCTCGCCTCGGTCAAGACGACGGCGGTGCGCGACGGCGACGACTATATCGTCAACGGCCAGAAGACATGGACCACGCTGGGCCAGCACGCGAACTGGATCTTCTGCCTCGTGCGGACCGATCCCACCGCCAAGGCGCAAGAGGGGATCAGCTTTCTGCTGATCGACATGACCAGCCCCGGCATCACCGTGCGCCCCATCGTGCTGCTGGACGGCACGCCCGAGGTGAACGAGGTGTTTTTCGACGACGTCCGGGTGCCGGCGGAAAACCTTGTGGGCGAGGAAAACAAGGGCTGGACCTATGCCAAATATCTGCTGACGCATGAACGCACGAACATCGCCGGCGTGGGCTTCGCCACGGCGGGCCTCGCGGCGCTGAAGCGCATCGCGCGGGCGCAGCAGGCCCATGGCAAGCCGCTGATCGAGAACCCGCTATTTGCCGCGCGTCTGGCCGAGATCGAAATCGACCTGATGGCCATGGCGACCACCAACCTGCGGATGCTGGCGCAGGCGGCGGCCGGGCAGGTGCCGGGGGCGGAAAGCTCGATGCTGAAGCTGAAGGGAACCCAGATCCGGCAGGCGATCAACGACCTGACCCGCCGCGCGGTCGGCCCCTGGGCGCTGGCCTTTCCGTCCGAGGCGGTCGAGGGCGCGAATGACCACCTGCCCCCCGGCCCGCCCGAGGCGGCAGCCGCGACCCGCGCCTATCTGAACAACCGCAAGCTGTCGATCTATGGCGGCTCGAACGAAATCCAGCGGGGGATCATCGCGAAATCCCTGCTGGGCCTTTAA